Proteins found in one Halobaculum sp. MBLA0147 genomic segment:
- a CDS encoding amino acid-binding protein has product MQPEDRPEPESVESILDSLASLTHGEAVPAETDDALDADEAGSDADDARRDTTESAATGEPAATTTPPAPDVQTDGGATESRVHTVELELPDEPGQLLAALQPVARHGGNLLSVVHERGERTPRGRIPVSIDLECPPPQFDAICDGLREAGLTVVSADAEDYADEVVVVLVGHLVDTGLSDTLRDLRDRAEVTVANVSLSAPDADAREEPSAARVHLRTREGRVERALTAVREVADRKGLDVIEPLGGV; this is encoded by the coding sequence ATGCAGCCTGAGGACCGCCCGGAGCCCGAGAGCGTGGAGTCGATCTTGGACTCGCTGGCGTCGCTCACCCACGGCGAGGCCGTTCCGGCGGAGACGGACGACGCGCTAGACGCCGACGAGGCCGGATCGGACGCCGACGACGCCAGACGTGACACGACCGAGTCGGCGGCGACCGGCGAGCCAGCCGCGACCACCACGCCGCCCGCGCCGGACGTACAGACGGACGGCGGCGCGACGGAGTCGCGGGTCCACACCGTCGAACTCGAACTCCCCGACGAACCGGGACAGTTGTTGGCGGCGCTCCAACCCGTTGCCCGTCACGGCGGCAACCTGTTGTCCGTCGTCCACGAGCGTGGCGAGCGGACGCCGCGGGGGCGGATCCCGGTGTCGATCGATCTGGAGTGTCCGCCGCCGCAGTTCGACGCGATCTGTGACGGGCTCCGCGAGGCTGGCCTCACCGTCGTCAGCGCGGACGCGGAGGACTACGCCGACGAGGTGGTGGTCGTGCTCGTCGGGCACCTCGTCGACACCGGCCTCTCGGACACGCTCCGGGACCTCCGGGACCGCGCCGAGGTGACGGTGGCGAACGTGTCGCTGTCGGCGCCTGACGCCGACGCCCGCGAGGAGCCGTCGGCGGCACGTGTCCACCTCCGGACGCGGGAGGGGCGCGTGGAGCGTGCTCTGACGGCCGTCCGCGAGGTAGCCGACCGGAAGGGGCTCGACGTGATCGAGCCGCTGGGGGGTGTCTGA
- a CDS encoding PadR family transcriptional regulator, protein MTDVLLPLALLYADGRREIRGATRLQKLAFLAQEEYGAEDLHEFEPDKYGPFSPSLAGAVEALKQRGLLKEREKRVPGGNEMLIYSLTDKGVRVVKRLLHDRDEDVESTLESAERVKAEWGDSSLDRLLQHVYQSYPHYTSESRLDLAETV, encoded by the coding sequence ATGACGGACGTACTACTCCCGCTCGCGTTGTTGTACGCCGACGGTCGGAGAGAGATTCGTGGGGCGACGAGACTCCAGAAACTCGCCTTCCTCGCACAAGAGGAGTACGGCGCGGAGGATCTCCACGAGTTCGAACCGGACAAGTACGGACCGTTCTCCCCGAGTCTCGCGGGGGCAGTGGAGGCGCTGAAACAGAGAGGGCTCCTCAAGGAACGTGAGAAGCGAGTCCCGGGAGGTAACGAGATGCTCATTTACTCTCTCACCGACAAGGGCGTCAGAGTTGTGAAGCGACTGCTTCACGACCGAGACGAAGACGTGGAGAGTACGCTCGAGTCTGCAGAGAGGGTGAAAGCGGAGTGGGGAGACAGTTCACTCGATAGACTCCTGCAACACGTGTATCAGTCGTACCCACACTACACGTCTGAGAGTCGACTCGATCTCGCAGAGACCGTGTGA
- a CDS encoding DUF6338 family protein produces the protein MANPGTLPITLVTILLLVAPGYLAIRLFLRVAERNDTLDRTAKIVWSSAASLGSLFVLYVFSPVHFGWMAGVGETLTDGLGVVTGSELLGVSLSTGVLLYLGHLSVLALLAALLGVADRRRGGDDRDRREPWRYAFDEAGDGWIEVFLENGPHIRGDSIPLPGTPHRRTCT, from the coding sequence ATGGCGAACCCGGGAACCCTCCCGATCACGCTGGTGACGATTCTGCTGTTAGTCGCCCCTGGCTACCTCGCGATTCGGCTCTTCCTCCGTGTCGCCGAGCGGAACGACACCCTGGACCGGACCGCGAAGATCGTGTGGAGTTCAGCGGCGAGCCTGGGATCGTTGTTCGTGTTGTACGTCTTCTCGCCAGTTCACTTCGGCTGGATGGCGGGAGTAGGAGAGACGTTGACGGATGGACTCGGTGTCGTCACCGGATCTGAACTGCTCGGTGTCTCACTGTCGACGGGCGTGTTGCTGTACCTCGGACACCTGTCCGTGTTGGCTCTCCTAGCCGCTCTGTTGGGTGTGGCGGACCGAAGACGGGGCGGTGACGACAGGGACAGGCGTGAACCGTGGCGGTACGCCTTCGACGAAGCGGGTGACGGCTGGATCGAGGTGTTTCTCGAGAACGGCCCTCATATCAGAGGCGATTCGATCCCTCTGCCTGGGACTCCTCACAGAAGGACCTGTACCTGA
- a CDS encoding elongation factor EF-2, with protein MGRRKKIVQECETLMDEPEQIRNIAIAAHVDHGKTTLTDNLLAGAGMIADEGEATKLMMDTEEDEQERGITIDAANVSMTHEYEGENNLINLIDTPGHVDFGGDVTRAMRAVDGALVVVDAVEGAMPQTETVLRQALREGVKPALFINKVDRLINELQEGPEEMQRRLQDVIADVNELIRGMTEDEDYDWTVSVEDGTVAFGSALYKWGVSLPSMERTGISFGEVMELERNDERLELHEQTPLSDVVLDMVVEHFPDPLDAQPRRIPRIWRGDDTLDVAESMRQVDRDGDTVLMVTDIEMDPHAGEVAIGRVFSGSLEMGDEMYVSGTAGKSRLQSVGIYMGGEREELDRGVPAGNIAAVTGLGDAIAGSTVSDVEMTPFESIEHISEPVITKSVEATNMDDLPKLIETLQQVAKEDPTIQIEINEDTGEHLISGQGELHLEVITQRIQKNQGIPVNTGEPIVVFRESPQGESEEVEGISPNRHNRFYISIEQLGDDVVDTIAMGEATMDMPELERREALQEAGMDKETSQNVEHIHGNNVFVDDTKGIQHLNETMELVIEGLEEALDDGPLAAEPVQGSLIRLHDARLHEDTIHRGPAQVIPAVREAVHRALIDAEVMLLEPIQDVRIDVANEYMGDASGEIQGRRGRVDDMYQEGDLMVIEGIAPVEEMIGFSSDIRSATEGRASWNTENAGFRVMSDTLQRDQIMDIRERKGMKLELPESIDYF; from the coding sequence ATGGGTCGACGAAAGAAGATCGTACAGGAGTGCGAGACGCTGATGGACGAGCCGGAGCAGATCCGGAACATCGCCATCGCGGCACACGTGGATCACGGGAAGACGACACTGACAGACAACCTCCTCGCTGGGGCCGGGATGATCGCCGACGAGGGCGAGGCCACCAAGCTGATGATGGACACCGAGGAGGACGAACAGGAGCGTGGGATCACCATCGACGCGGCGAACGTGTCGATGACCCACGAGTACGAGGGTGAGAACAACCTCATCAACCTCATCGACACGCCGGGCCACGTCGACTTCGGCGGCGACGTGACGCGGGCGATGCGTGCCGTCGACGGTGCCCTAGTGGTCGTCGACGCCGTCGAGGGCGCGATGCCCCAGACGGAGACGGTGCTGCGACAGGCACTGCGCGAGGGTGTGAAGCCGGCGCTGTTCATCAACAAGGTCGACCGCCTCATCAACGAGCTCCAGGAGGGGCCCGAGGAGATGCAGCGGCGCCTCCAGGACGTCATCGCCGACGTGAACGAGCTCATCCGCGGGATGACCGAAGACGAGGACTACGACTGGACGGTCTCCGTCGAGGACGGGACGGTCGCGTTCGGCTCCGCGCTGTACAAGTGGGGCGTCTCGTTGCCCTCGATGGAGCGGACCGGGATCTCCTTCGGCGAGGTCATGGAACTGGAGCGCAACGACGAGCGGCTGGAACTCCACGAGCAGACGCCGCTGTCGGACGTGGTGCTGGACATGGTCGTCGAGCACTTCCCGGACCCGCTGGACGCCCAGCCCCGTCGTATCCCGCGGATCTGGCGCGGCGACGACACGCTCGACGTGGCAGAGAGCATGCGACAGGTCGACCGCGACGGCGACACGGTCCTGATGGTGACGGACATCGAGATGGACCCGCACGCCGGCGAGGTCGCGATCGGACGCGTGTTCTCCGGCAGTCTCGAGATGGGTGACGAGATGTACGTCTCGGGGACGGCCGGCAAGAGCCGGCTCCAGTCCGTCGGGATCTACATGGGTGGCGAACGCGAGGAACTCGACCGGGGTGTCCCGGCCGGGAACATCGCCGCCGTGACGGGCCTGGGCGACGCCATCGCGGGGTCGACGGTCTCCGACGTGGAGATGACGCCGTTCGAGTCGATCGAGCACATCTCCGAGCCGGTGATCACGAAGTCCGTCGAGGCGACGAACATGGACGACCTGCCGAAGCTCATCGAGACGCTCCAGCAGGTCGCCAAGGAGGACCCGACGATTCAAATCGAGATCAACGAGGACACCGGCGAACACCTGATCTCCGGGCAGGGTGAGCTCCACCTCGAGGTCATCACCCAGCGGATCCAGAAGAACCAGGGGATCCCGGTCAACACGGGCGAACCGATCGTCGTGTTCCGCGAGTCGCCGCAGGGTGAAAGCGAGGAGGTCGAGGGGATCTCGCCGAACCGTCACAACCGCTTCTACATCTCCATCGAGCAGCTCGGCGACGACGTCGTCGACACGATCGCGATGGGCGAGGCGACGATGGACATGCCGGAACTGGAACGCCGCGAGGCGCTCCAGGAGGCCGGGATGGACAAGGAGACCTCCCAGAACGTCGAGCACATCCACGGCAACAACGTGTTCGTCGACGACACGAAGGGGATCCAGCACCTCAACGAGACGATGGAACTCGTCATCGAGGGGCTGGAGGAGGCGCTCGACGACGGGCCGCTGGCCGCCGAGCCGGTCCAGGGGTCGCTGATCCGTCTCCACGACGCCCGGCTCCACGAGGACACGATCCACCGTGGTCCGGCGCAGGTGATCCCGGCCGTCCGCGAGGCCGTCCACCGTGCGCTGATCGACGCCGAGGTCATGCTGTTGGAGCCGATCCAGGACGTGCGGATCGACGTCGCCAACGAGTACATGGGCGACGCCTCCGGCGAGATCCAGGGTCGGCGTGGTCGCGTCGACGACATGTACCAGGAGGGTGACCTGATGGTGATCGAGGGGATCGCCCCGGTCGAGGAGATGATCGGGTTCTCCTCGGACATCCGCTCCGCGACGGAGGGGCGTGCCTCCTGGAACACGGAGAACGCCGGCTTCCGCGTGATGTCCGACACGCTCCAGCGCGACCAGATCATGGACATCCGCGAGCGCAAGGGGATGAAGTTGGAACTCCCCGAGAGTATCGACTACTTCTGA